One window of the Enterobacter huaxiensis genome contains the following:
- the nuoI gene encoding NADH-quinone oxidoreductase subunit NuoI → MTLKEILVGFGTQVRSIWMIGLHAFAKRETQMYPEEPVYLPPRYRGRIVLTRDPDGSERCVACNLCAVACPVGCISLQKAETVDGRWYPEFFRINFSRCIFCGLCEEACPTTAIQLTPDFELGEYKRQDLVYEKEDLLISGPGKYPEYNFYRMAGMAIDGKDKGEAENEAKPIDVKSLLP, encoded by the coding sequence ATGACCTTAAAAGAAATACTGGTAGGTTTCGGCACCCAGGTACGCAGTATCTGGATGATCGGCCTGCACGCGTTTGCCAAACGCGAAACCCAGATGTACCCGGAAGAGCCGGTATATCTGCCGCCGCGCTACCGTGGCCGTATCGTGCTGACGCGCGACCCGGACGGTTCCGAGCGCTGCGTGGCCTGTAACCTGTGTGCGGTAGCGTGCCCGGTGGGCTGTATCTCTCTGCAGAAAGCAGAGACGGTAGACGGCCGCTGGTATCCTGAGTTCTTCCGCATCAACTTCTCACGCTGCATTTTCTGCGGTCTGTGTGAAGAAGCGTGCCCAACCACGGCGATTCAGCTGACTCCAGACTTCGAGCTGGGTGAGTACAAGCGTCAGGACCTGGTGTACGAGAAAGAGGATCTGCTGATTTCCGGTCCGGGCAAATACCCGGAATATAACTTCTACCGGATGGCGGGTATGGCAATCGACGGCAAAGATAAGGGCGAAGCAGAGAACGAAGCCAAGCCTATCGACGTCAAGAGCCTGTTACCGTAA
- the nuoJ gene encoding NADH-quinone oxidoreductase subunit J, translated as MEFAFYICGLIAILATLRVITHTNPVHALLYLIISLLAISGVFFALGAHFAGALEIIVYAGAIMVLFVFVVMMLNLGGSEIEQERQWLKPQVWIGPAILSAIMLAVIVYAILGVNDQGIDGTPISAKAVGIALFGPYVLAVELASMLLLAGLVVAFHVGREERIGEVLSNRTDDRAKRKTEERA; from the coding sequence ATGGAATTCGCTTTTTATATCTGTGGCCTTATCGCCATCCTGGCTACGCTGCGAGTGATCACGCACACCAACCCGGTGCATGCGCTGCTGTACTTAATCATCTCGCTGCTGGCCATTTCCGGGGTGTTCTTTGCGCTGGGCGCGCACTTCGCCGGTGCGCTGGAAATCATCGTCTACGCCGGGGCCATTATGGTGCTGTTCGTGTTCGTGGTGATGATGCTGAACCTGGGCGGCTCTGAAATTGAGCAGGAACGTCAGTGGCTCAAGCCGCAGGTGTGGATTGGCCCGGCAATATTGTCGGCCATCATGCTGGCGGTGATTGTTTACGCCATTCTGGGCGTGAACGATCAGGGCATCGACGGCACGCCAATCAGCGCCAAGGCTGTTGGTATTGCGCTGTTCGGTCCATACGTTCTGGCGGTTGAACTGGCCTCTATGCTGCTGCTGGCGGGCCTGGTTGTTGCCTTCCACGTGGGCCGCGAAGAGCGTATTGGTGAGGTGCTGAGCAACCGCACTGATGACCGCGCGAAAAGAAAAACGGAGGAGCGCGCATGA
- the nuoK gene encoding NADH-quinone oxidoreductase subunit NuoK: protein MIPLTHGLILAAILFVLGLTGLVIRRNLLFMLIGLEIMINASALAFVVAGSYWGQADGQVMYILAISLAAAEASIGLALLLQLHRRRQNLNIDSVSELRG from the coding sequence ATGATCCCCTTAACACATGGACTGATCCTCGCTGCGATTTTGTTCGTTCTGGGCTTAACCGGTCTGGTTATCCGCCGCAATCTGCTGTTTATGCTGATCGGTCTGGAAATCATGATTAACGCCTCCGCGCTGGCCTTCGTGGTCGCCGGAAGCTACTGGGGCCAGGCCGACGGTCAGGTGATGTACATTCTCGCCATCAGCCTTGCGGCTGCCGAAGCGAGTATTGGCCTGGCGCTGTTGCTGCAGCTCCATCGTCGCCGCCAGAACCTGAACATCGATTCAGTAAGTGAGTTGCGTGGATGA
- the nuoL gene encoding NADH-quinone oxidoreductase subunit L produces MNMLALTIIFPLIGFVLLAFSRGRWSENLSATVGIGSIGLAALVTAYAGIDFLNSGRQPFSVPLWTWMSVGDFNIGFNLVLDGLSLTMLSVVTGVGFLIHMFASWYMRGEEGYSRFFAYTNLFIASMVVLVLADNLLLMYLGWEGVGLCSYLLIGFYYTDPKNGAAAMKAFVVTRVGDVFLAFALFILYNELGTLNFREMVELAPAHFEAGNNMLWWATLMLLGGAVGKSAQLPLQTWLADAMAGPTPVSALIHAATMVTAGVYLIARTHGLFLMTPEILHLVGIVGAVTLVLAGFAALVQTDIKRVLAYSTMSQIGYMFLALGVQAWDAAIFHLMTHAFFKALLFLSSGSVILACHHEQNIFKMGGLRKSIPLVYVCFLVGGAALSALPLITAGFFSKDEILAGAMANGHINLMVAGLVGAFMTSLYTFRMIFIVFHGKEQIHAHAGKGITHHLPLIVLLVLSTFVGAMIVPPLQGVLPATTELEHGRVLTLEITSGVVAIAGILIAAWLWLGKRTLVTAVANSAPGRLLGTWWYNAWGFDWLYDMIFVKPFLGIAWLLKRDPLNSLMNIPAILSRFAGKGLLYSENGYLRWYVASMSIGAVVVLALLMVLR; encoded by the coding sequence ATGAACATGCTTGCCTTAACCATTATTTTTCCGCTGATTGGCTTCGTGCTGCTGGCGTTTTCTCGCGGCCGCTGGTCTGAGAATCTGTCTGCGACCGTGGGCATTGGCTCAATCGGTCTGGCTGCGCTGGTCACGGCGTATGCGGGTATCGACTTCTTAAATAGCGGACGCCAGCCTTTCAGCGTACCGCTGTGGACCTGGATGTCGGTCGGTGATTTCAACATCGGTTTTAACCTGGTGCTGGATGGTCTGTCTCTGACCATGCTCTCCGTGGTGACCGGCGTGGGCTTCCTGATCCACATGTTTGCCTCCTGGTATATGCGCGGTGAAGAGGGTTACTCCCGCTTCTTCGCCTACACCAACCTGTTTATCGCCAGCATGGTTGTTCTGGTGCTGGCCGATAACCTGCTGTTGATGTACCTGGGCTGGGAAGGCGTGGGTCTCTGTTCTTACCTGCTGATCGGCTTCTACTACACCGATCCGAAGAATGGCGCAGCGGCCATGAAAGCGTTCGTCGTGACCCGCGTGGGTGACGTGTTCCTCGCTTTCGCGCTGTTCATTCTCTACAACGAACTGGGCACGCTGAACTTCCGCGAAATGGTGGAACTGGCGCCGGCTCACTTCGAAGCGGGCAACAACATGCTGTGGTGGGCAACGCTGATGCTGCTGGGTGGCGCCGTGGGTAAATCCGCACAGCTGCCGCTGCAGACGTGGCTGGCCGACGCGATGGCGGGTCCAACCCCTGTCTCCGCGCTGATCCACGCCGCGACCATGGTAACTGCCGGTGTCTACCTGATAGCGCGTACCCATGGCCTGTTCCTGATGACCCCGGAAATTCTGCATCTGGTGGGCATCGTGGGTGCGGTCACGCTGGTGCTGGCAGGCTTTGCCGCGCTGGTGCAGACCGACATCAAACGCGTTCTCGCCTACTCCACCATGAGCCAGATTGGCTACATGTTCCTGGCGCTGGGCGTACAGGCGTGGGACGCGGCGATTTTCCACCTGATGACGCACGCGTTCTTTAAGGCGCTGCTGTTCCTCTCATCCGGTTCCGTGATCCTGGCCTGCCACCACGAGCAGAACATCTTCAAGATGGGCGGACTGCGTAAGTCTATCCCGCTGGTGTATGTCTGCTTCCTGGTGGGAGGCGCGGCGCTGTCGGCGCTGCCGCTGATTACCGCGGGCTTCTTCAGTAAGGACGAAATCCTTGCGGGTGCCATGGCGAATGGTCATATCAATCTGATGGTGGCGGGTCTGGTCGGTGCGTTCATGACCTCCCTGTATACCTTCCGTATGATTTTCATCGTATTCCACGGTAAAGAACAAATTCACGCTCACGCAGGGAAGGGGATTACCCACCACCTGCCGCTGATTGTGCTGCTGGTACTGTCTACCTTCGTTGGCGCGATGATTGTGCCACCGCTGCAGGGCGTACTGCCGGCAACAACCGAGCTTGAGCACGGTCGCGTTCTGACGCTTGAAATCACCTCCGGCGTGGTCGCTATTGCGGGCATCCTGATTGCGGCATGGCTGTGGCTGGGTAAACGTACGCTGGTCACTGCCGTTGCCAACAGCGCGCCGGGCCGCCTGCTGGGCACCTGGTGGTACAACGCGTGGGGCTTCGACTGGCTGTACGACATGATCTTCGTTAAGCCGTTCCTGGGCATTGCGTGGCTGCTGAAGCGCGACCCTCTGAACAGCCTGATGAATATCCCGGCGATCCTCTCCCGCTTTGCAGGTAAAGGCCTGCTGTACAGCGAGAACGGTTACCTGCGCTGGTATGTGGCGTCCATGAGCATCGGTGCGGTCGTCGTACTGGCGCTGCTGATGGTGTTGCGATAG
- the nuoM gene encoding NADH-quinone oxidoreductase subunit M has product MLLPWLILIPFIGGFLCWQTERFGVKMPRWIALITMGLTLALGLQLWLQGGYSLTQSAGLPQWQSEFILPWIPRFGITIHLAIDGLSLLMVVLTGLLGVLAVLCSWREIEKYQGFFHLNLMWILGGVIGVFLAIDMFLFFFFWEMMLVPMYFLIALWGHKASDGKTRITAATKFFIYTQASGLVMLIAILALVFVHYNATGVWTFNYEDLLKTPMSHGVEYLLMLGFFIAFAVKMPVVPLHGWLPDAHSQAPTAGSVDLAGILLKTAAYGLLRFALPLFPNASAEFAPIAMWLGVIGIFYGAWMAFTQYDIKRLIAYTSVSHMGFVLIAIYTGSQLAYQGAVIQMIAHGLSAAGLFILCGQLYERLHTRDMRMMGGLWGKMKWLPALSMFFAVATLGMPGTGNFVGEFMILFGSFKVVPMITVISTFGLVFASVYSLAMLHRAYFGKAKSEIVAKELPGMSLRELFIILLLVVLLVLLGFYPQPILDTSHSAMGNIQQWFVNSASTTRP; this is encoded by the coding sequence ATGTTACTACCCTGGCTAATATTAATTCCCTTCATCGGCGGCTTCCTGTGCTGGCAGACTGAACGCTTTGGCGTGAAGATGCCGCGCTGGATCGCGCTGATCACCATGGGATTGACGCTCGCGCTTGGCCTGCAACTGTGGTTGCAGGGTGGCTACTCACTGACCCAGTCTGCGGGTCTTCCGCAGTGGCAGTCTGAGTTTATCCTGCCGTGGATCCCACGTTTCGGCATTACGATCCATCTGGCGATTGACGGTCTGTCGCTGCTGATGGTGGTGCTGACCGGTCTGCTCGGCGTTCTGGCGGTACTCTGCTCCTGGCGAGAAATCGAAAAATACCAGGGCTTCTTCCACCTGAACCTGATGTGGATCCTGGGCGGCGTTATCGGCGTGTTCCTTGCCATCGACATGTTCCTGTTCTTCTTCTTCTGGGAGATGATGCTGGTGCCGATGTACTTCCTGATCGCGCTGTGGGGCCATAAGGCATCCGACGGTAAAACGCGCATCACGGCGGCAACCAAATTCTTCATCTATACCCAGGCGAGCGGTCTGGTGATGCTGATTGCTATCCTGGCGCTGGTGTTCGTGCATTACAACGCAACCGGCGTCTGGACCTTCAACTACGAAGATCTGCTGAAGACCCCGATGTCTCACGGCGTGGAATACCTGCTGATGCTGGGCTTCTTCATCGCCTTCGCGGTGAAAATGCCGGTAGTTCCGCTGCACGGCTGGCTGCCAGACGCGCACTCCCAGGCGCCAACGGCGGGTTCCGTTGACCTGGCGGGCATCTTGCTGAAAACCGCGGCCTACGGCCTGCTGCGTTTCGCACTGCCGCTGTTCCCGAACGCGTCCGCAGAGTTCGCGCCAATTGCCATGTGGCTCGGCGTGATCGGCATCTTCTACGGCGCGTGGATGGCCTTCACGCAGTACGACATCAAGCGTCTTATCGCCTATACCTCCGTTTCCCACATGGGCTTCGTGCTGATTGCCATCTACACCGGCAGCCAGCTGGCGTACCAGGGCGCGGTGATCCAGATGATTGCGCACGGTCTCTCCGCAGCCGGTCTGTTCATTCTGTGCGGTCAGCTGTACGAACGTCTGCACACCCGCGACATGCGCATGATGGGCGGCCTGTGGGGCAAAATGAAATGGCTGCCAGCGCTCTCCATGTTCTTTGCGGTTGCGACGCTGGGTATGCCGGGCACCGGTAACTTCGTCGGCGAATTTATGATTCTGTTCGGCAGCTTCAAAGTGGTTCCGATGATTACCGTCATCTCCACCTTTGGTCTGGTGTTCGCTTCCGTGTACTCGCTGGCGATGCTGCATCGCGCCTACTTCGGTAAAGCGAAGAGCGAAATTGTTGCTAAAGAACTGCCGGGGATGTCGCTGCGCGAGCTGTTCATCATCCTGCTGCTGGTCGTACTGCTGGTGCTGCTGGGCTTCTATCCGCAGCCGATTCTGGATACCTCGCATAGCGCGATGGGCAATATCCAGCAGTGGTTTGTTAATTCTGCTTCTACTACAAGGCCGTAA
- the nuoN gene encoding NADH-quinone oxidoreductase subunit NuoN: MTITPQQLIALLPLLIVGLTVVVVMLSIAWRRNHFLNATLSVLGLNAALVSLWFVGQAGAMDVTPMMRVDGYAMLYTGLVLLASLATCTFAYPWLEGYNDNKEEFYLLVLIAALGGILLANANHLAALFLGIELISLPLFGLIGYAFRQKRSLEAAIKYTILSAAASSFLLFGIALLYAQTGNLSFVAIGKSLGDGMLHEPLMLAGLGMMIVGLGFKLSLVPFHLWTPDVYQGAPAPVSTFLATASKIAIFGVVMRLFLYAPVGDSEAVRVVLGIIAFVSIIFGNLMALSQTNIKRLLGYSSISHLGYLLVALIALQSGEMSMEAVGVYLAGYLFSSLGAFGVVSLMSSPYRGPDADSLFSYRGLFWHRPILSAVMTVMMLSLAGIPMTLGFIGKFYVLAVGVHAGLWWLTAGVVIGSAIGLYYYLRVAVSLYLSAPQQLNRDAPSNWQYSAGGIVVLISALLVLIFGIYPQPLIDIVQRAMPLM; the protein is encoded by the coding sequence ATGACAATAACTCCACAACAACTGATCGCGCTGCTACCGCTGCTGATCGTCGGATTGACGGTGGTGGTTGTGATGCTCTCCATTGCGTGGCGACGCAATCACTTCCTGAATGCGACCCTGTCCGTTTTGGGTCTGAACGCTGCGTTAGTCTCCCTCTGGTTTGTTGGCCAGGCGGGGGCGATGGACGTCACGCCGATGATGCGCGTTGACGGCTATGCCATGCTGTACACCGGTCTGGTTCTGCTGGCGAGCCTGGCAACCTGCACCTTTGCGTACCCGTGGCTCGAAGGCTACAACGACAACAAAGAAGAGTTTTACCTGCTGGTACTGATTGCCGCACTGGGCGGCATTCTGCTGGCGAACGCGAACCACCTGGCCGCGCTGTTCCTCGGTATTGAGCTAATCTCACTCCCGCTGTTCGGCCTGATTGGTTACGCCTTCCGCCAGAAACGCTCTCTGGAAGCGGCGATCAAGTACACTATCTTGTCCGCTGCTGCCTCGTCGTTCCTGCTGTTCGGTATCGCGCTGCTGTACGCACAGACGGGTAATCTCTCCTTCGTGGCCATCGGCAAGAGCCTCGGCGACGGCATGCTGCACGAGCCGCTGATGCTGGCAGGTCTGGGCATGATGATTGTTGGCCTCGGCTTCAAGCTCTCTCTGGTTCCGTTCCACCTGTGGACGCCAGACGTGTACCAGGGTGCTCCGGCGCCGGTATCAACCTTCCTGGCGACGGCAAGCAAAATTGCTATCTTCGGTGTGGTGATGCGTCTGTTCCTGTACGCACCGGTGGGTGATAGCGAAGCGGTTCGCGTGGTGCTGGGCATTATCGCCTTCGTTTCCATCATCTTCGGTAACCTGATGGCGCTGAGCCAGACCAACATCAAGCGTCTGCTGGGCTACTCGTCTATCTCCCACCTGGGCTACCTGCTGGTGGCGCTGATTGCGCTGCAGAGCGGCGAGATGTCGATGGAAGCCGTGGGCGTGTATCTGGCGGGTTACCTGTTCAGCAGCCTCGGCGCGTTCGGCGTGGTGAGCCTGATGTCCAGCCCGTACCGTGGCCCGGATGCCGATTCACTGTTCTCCTACCGTGGTCTATTCTGGCACCGTCCGATTCTGTCCGCGGTGATGACGGTGATGATGCTCTCTCTGGCGGGTATTCCGATGACGCTGGGCTTTATCGGTAAGTTCTACGTGCTGGCCGTCGGTGTTCATGCGGGTCTGTGGTGGCTGACTGCAGGGGTCGTTATCGGCTCCGCGATTGGTCTCTACTACTACCTGCGCGTTGCCGTGAGCCTGTACCTGAGCGCGCCTCAGCAGCTCAACCGCGATGCGCCGTCGAACTGGCAGTACAGCGCCGGGGGCATTGTGGTGCTCATCTCCGCGCTGCTGGTGCTGATCTTCGGTATCTATCCGCAGCCGCTGATTGATATCGTCCAGCGAGCGATGCCGCTGATGTAA
- a CDS encoding chemotaxis protein encodes MDNFQKDIDDRANLTLSNRFELLLFRLGTSLNEDKSELFGINVFKLREIVPMPAFTKPAGMKSPLMGMVNIRDQVIPVIDLAAVAGCRPTTGLNILLITEYARSVQAFAVESVENIMRLDWKQVHAAETAVSGRYITSIACLDEKTDTNDLAMVLDVEQILYDITPANHDLHATNLKTTKFNIKPGSVAIVAEDSKVARSMLEKGLQAMEIPAQLHITGKDAWEKIGVLAAQAQAEGVPITDKIALVLTDLEMPEMDGFTLTRKIKTDPFLKDIPVVIHSSLSGNANEDHIRKVKADGYVAKFELNELSSVIEEVLDRSMKKIDGPLISRKQLA; translated from the coding sequence ATGGATAATTTCCAGAAAGATATTGATGACAGGGCGAATCTTACCCTGTCGAACCGCTTTGAACTGTTGCTGTTCCGTCTTGGCACCTCTTTGAACGAAGACAAATCCGAGCTGTTTGGAATTAACGTCTTTAAGCTGCGCGAAATTGTGCCGATGCCGGCGTTCACCAAACCCGCAGGGATGAAGTCGCCGCTGATGGGGATGGTAAACATTCGCGATCAGGTGATCCCGGTCATTGACCTCGCGGCCGTCGCGGGCTGCAGGCCCACTACTGGGCTGAACATTCTGCTGATCACCGAATACGCCCGCAGCGTGCAGGCGTTTGCCGTGGAATCCGTTGAGAACATCATGCGTCTGGACTGGAAGCAGGTTCACGCCGCGGAGACCGCCGTCAGCGGACGCTACATCACCAGCATTGCCTGCCTCGACGAAAAGACCGATACCAACGATCTGGCGATGGTGCTGGACGTCGAGCAGATCCTGTATGACATCACCCCGGCGAACCACGATCTGCACGCCACCAACCTGAAGACCACCAAATTCAACATCAAGCCGGGCTCAGTCGCGATTGTCGCGGAAGATTCCAAAGTGGCGCGCTCGATGCTGGAGAAAGGCCTGCAGGCGATGGAAATCCCTGCCCAGCTGCACATCACCGGGAAAGACGCGTGGGAGAAAATTGGCGTGCTGGCCGCTCAGGCTCAGGCCGAGGGCGTGCCGATCACCGATAAAATCGCGCTGGTGCTGACCGACCTCGAAATGCCGGAGATGGACGGCTTTACGCTGACGCGCAAAATCAAGACCGATCCGTTCCTGAAGGATATTCCGGTGGTGATCCACTCGTCCCTGTCCGGCAACGCCAACGAAGACCATATTCGCAAGGTGAAGGCCGACGGCTACGTGGCGAAGTTTGAACTGAACGAGCTGTCGTCGGTGATTGAGGAAGTGCTGGACCGCTCGATGAAGAAGATTGACGGGCCGTTGATTAGCCGCAAGCAGCTGGCCTAG
- the rbn gene encoding ribonuclease BN: protein MELIFLGTSAGVPTRTRNVTAILLDLQHPTRGGLWLFDCGEGTQHQLLRTVYNPGKLDKIFITHLHGDHIFGLPGLLCSRSMAGIAHPLTIYGPKGIAEFVETTLRLSGSWTDYPLEVIEIAEGQVFDDGVYTVSAWPLNHPVECYGYRIEEHDKPGALNAAALMADGVKPGPMFQRLKLGETITLDDGRVVNGQDYLSAPQPGKKLAIFGDTGPCPSALLLAQGVDVMVHEATLETAMEEKANGRGHSSTRQAARLAREAGVGKLIVTHVSSRYDARGCESLLAECREVFSACELAEDFTQVSV, encoded by the coding sequence ATGGAACTGATTTTTCTGGGCACGTCCGCTGGCGTACCAACCCGTACGCGAAATGTGACGGCAATCCTGCTGGATCTGCAGCACCCAACCCGCGGCGGGCTGTGGCTGTTTGACTGTGGTGAAGGGACTCAGCACCAGCTGCTGCGCACCGTGTACAATCCGGGCAAGCTGGATAAGATCTTTATTACCCACCTGCACGGAGACCATATCTTTGGCCTGCCCGGCCTGCTGTGCAGCCGCTCGATGGCCGGCATTGCGCATCCGCTGACGATTTATGGGCCGAAGGGCATTGCCGAGTTTGTTGAAACCACGCTGCGCCTGAGCGGCTCGTGGACGGACTACCCGCTGGAGGTCATTGAAATTGCAGAGGGTCAGGTTTTTGATGACGGGGTTTATACCGTCTCCGCCTGGCCGCTTAATCATCCGGTTGAGTGCTACGGCTACCGTATCGAAGAGCATGACAAACCCGGCGCGCTAAACGCCGCCGCGCTGATGGCAGACGGCGTGAAGCCGGGGCCGATGTTCCAGCGCCTGAAGCTGGGTGAGACCATCACGCTGGACGACGGGCGCGTGGTGAACGGGCAGGACTATCTTTCTGCGCCACAGCCGGGGAAAAAGCTGGCAATCTTTGGCGATACCGGGCCGTGCCCTTCCGCCCTTTTGCTTGCGCAGGGCGTAGATGTGATGGTGCATGAAGCGACGCTTGAAACGGCCATGGAAGAGAAAGCCAACGGCCGCGGCCACAGCTCCACGCGCCAGGCCGCGCGGCTGGCCCGTGAGGCGGGCGTCGGGAAGCTGATCGTCACTCACGTGAGCTCACGCTACGACGCGCGGGGATGCGAAAGCCTGCTGGCAGAGTGCCGCGAGGTATTCTCTGCGTGTGAGCTGGCGGAAGATTTCACTCAGGTCAGCGTTTAG
- a CDS encoding GNAT family N-acetyltransferase, with amino-acid sequence MIQWQDVHHSELTVPSLYALLKLRCEVFVVEQACPYQDIDGDDLVGENRHILGWKEGELVAYARILKSADDFEPVVIGRVIISARARGEKLGYQLMEKTLTSCEKQWPDRALYLGAQAHLQSFYAHFGFAPVTDVYDEDGIPHVGMAREAKQA; translated from the coding sequence ATGATCCAGTGGCAAGATGTACACCATAGCGAACTCACCGTACCGTCACTTTATGCGCTGCTTAAACTCCGCTGTGAAGTGTTTGTTGTAGAGCAAGCCTGCCCGTATCAGGACATCGACGGGGATGACCTGGTCGGTGAAAACCGCCATATCCTCGGCTGGAAAGAGGGCGAGCTGGTGGCGTATGCGAGGATTCTGAAAAGCGCCGATGATTTTGAGCCCGTCGTCATCGGCCGCGTCATCATTAGCGCACGCGCGCGCGGTGAAAAACTGGGCTATCAGCTCATGGAGAAAACGCTGACATCCTGTGAAAAACAGTGGCCAGACAGGGCGTTATACCTCGGAGCGCAGGCTCACCTGCAGTCCTTCTACGCCCACTTCGGCTTTGCGCCGGTGACCGACGTGTATGACGAAGATGGCATTCCGCACGTTGGCATGGCGCGGGAAGCGAAGCAGGCGTAA
- the elaB gene encoding stress response protein ElaB has translation MSFQSWDTRIDDDLALLSETLEEVLRSSGDPADQKYIELKARAEQALHEVKNRVSHASDNYYYRAKKAVYRADDYVHEKPWQGIGVGAAVGLVLGLLLARR, from the coding sequence ATGTCATTTCAATCCTGGGATACCCGTATCGACGACGACCTGGCCCTGCTGAGCGAAACGCTGGAAGAGGTACTGCGTTCGTCGGGCGACCCTGCCGATCAGAAGTATATCGAGCTGAAAGCGCGCGCTGAACAGGCGCTGCATGAAGTGAAGAACCGCGTCAGCCATGCGTCTGACAATTACTACTATCGCGCCAAAAAAGCGGTGTACCGTGCCGATGATTACGTGCATGAAAAACCGTGGCAAGGTATTGGTGTCGGTGCGGCCGTAGGGCTGGTGCTGGGGCTGCTTCTGGCTCGTCGCTAA